ACACCTGCACCCCCAGAACCCGGCAGCCCGACCCCCGGTGAGGGGCCCAGCGGACGCAAGAGGCGGCGAGCGCCCCGGGACGGACGCCGAGCGGGAGCCGTGTTGAGTCCAGAGCTGGCCCCGGTGCAGGTGGGACCAGGGCTCCCGGGTTTGGCAACAGTGCTGTGGGGGCTGGGGACCACTGGGGAAAGGAGGTAGGGCTGGAATggttgggggtgggtagggatgGAGAAAAAGCTGGAAAAAGCCAGGTGAGGGCTGTggtggaaaaggaaggagagagacctGGAGGAGGCTTCGGGGAGCAGGAAAGAGGACAATCAGAGGCCACGGGTGGAAGGGAAGGTGGGAGTGCTGGGGTTTTCGCCCAGGTGCACAGAGGAAGCCTGCTCAtacctgctccttctctcccccagaTTAAGGTTGAGGAAGACTTTGGCTTTGAAGCAGATGAGGCCCTGGACTCCAGCTGGGTTTCTCGGGGGCCAGACAAACTGCTGCCGTACCCCACCCTAGCCAGCCCTCCCTTTGACTGACCCCGAACCCCAATAAACTGACCCCCACAAACGCCTTGGCCGCCATCTACTGTTTCCACCTGTGATCACACACAAGCTCAGATTCTGGGGTTGCTTTTCGCATTTTATTGACTACAGGTGAGGGGCCTCCTCCGTGTCACAAGGCGTGCTCACAAGTTCTTCAGCCactccaagctggggccctgggGATCCTGAGGGTGGCTGGGCACATCAGGCATGTTCCCATCATCCCGGACGGGCACTGTGGGGCAGGAGGGTGGGCCACTGAGACTGGTAGATCTTGGGAGGCTCATAAAGGCTAttcaaagagggaaagggaaccCCAGGGAAGAGAGGGGGCACAAAGAAGCAAGAAGATAGAGACCTAGAGGCatgggaaagcagagagagagacagaatgacgAAAATCCAGAAAGGAATACAAATGTGGAATGACAACAGAAAGTCAACAAAAGTGTGAAAACAGACAGGAAATGAGTTTTACGGCACATGGACTAATCTCAGAAGAAAAAGCCCACCCCATACTGCAGATTCTCAGACCACGGCAGAGGAAAGACCTGCCCATGACTCTTTCTCTTCCGGCAGGAGgttaccccccaacccccacgccCACTTGGAGCCAGTCCTTGCTCCCACTCACCTGGATAGTTGTAGGGTGTGACCTGGTTGATCATGGCGGCGTATTTGGTGAAGGGGCTGAAAGCCGGCAGAATTATAGCTGTGGAGAGACAGGGGTGAGGCCAGAGGAGGGCGTGGCTTTCAGGCAGGCGTaggaggagaaggggcagaagcaAAACCTTGGCAAACTATGAGTCAAATAcataggaggaggaggggagcagggagttCCTGACCCTCCAGGAGACCCCTTGGCATTATGGGATCCCCGTTTATCAgcaggagaggagatgggagccaGCAATTCAAGGACACATGGGATCTAGagagcacggggtggggggtgggggagccatgGGGGTGGTCACAGTATTCAGTGCATGTGCAGAGGGGGTCAGGGAACAGAGGGTGGTGCATGAGGGGAGTGCTTTGGGAATCTTCCAGAAGAATCATGAACTGTTACAAACTGAGGAAGGGAGGGCTGTACAGGGACTAGTCGCTGGGAAATTACAGTCCACCCAGGGTGGGAGCCAGGAGTctggggggcaggggtagggggtaAGAACAATGTTCAAGGCGACGCTGTCCAATAGAATCGTAAGAGCCACACCTTAGTTTTAAGCCTTGTAACagccacattaaaaataaagttgaaaacaCATCAATTTTTGAAATGATTTAAGCCGGCATACGGGAAACGTCGTTTCAACGTATGATTGAAAGAAGCGGAGATATCTTGTAAACTTATCACCCTCTCCGCAATCCAGCGTGTCCTTTCCACGAGTGGAGTGTACCAGCTCTATTCCTAGGAGCTGCGTTTCAGGCGCTCAGCGGCCAGGGTGGCCCATGGCTACCGGAAGGGACAACAGCTCTCGAACCTCACCCGTGGCGTGTGGCCCACAGACGGGCCGCGCGGACAAGATCTGGGGGCCCGGGGATGGGCCGCGTCCCCGGCCCCAGCCCAGCGCAGTGACAGCCTGCATCCTAGCGACCTCCCGCACCGGACTGCGCGGGCTGCCCCGATCTAGGACAGCCTGTCCACAGAATCGCGGAGGGATTTTCACAGCACACAGCTTCCTCGGCGCCACCGCCACCCCACGAGCTCCCCACCGAGCGTTGAGGGGGCGAGGGTGAAAGGCGGGGAGCATCTGGACACTTATTTTTGTCGCTCAGGTGGTTTCAGTGCACAGCGGGACTGAGAACCTCTCCTTGGGGAGTTGGGTTGGTGTGCGCAGGGTGGGAAGGAGCGGGCTGGTGAAGGGGTCATAGTATTCGGGATGGGGTGGGCAAGAGGTCGTCGTGGGGGGGCCGACACACGAGGGGGCCACGGAACGTGGATGGAACGCTAGTGGGGAGCGACGGGGCCTTGGGGCACGGTGGGGGCGATGCACGCTCACGCACCGAGGCCCCCGATGGTGAAGGACGCGACCAGCACCGGCTCCTTGGCCCAGGCATCCTTGAGGAAGGTGGCGAGTCCTGCAGGGGCGGGGGAAGAGGGTCACCCCAGCAGGGGACGCCTCCTCTGACCTCTAACCCTCCCGCGCCGCCCCCGCCCTGGAGAAGCCCTATCGTGACCTCGGCGTCCCCCTCCGGCCAGGACCCCACCGCCTCCACGGAGGTTCCGCCGTGCCCCAGTCCCGGCACTACCGGGGCTCCCGGAACCACCGGACCCCGCGCGCCCCCCGGCCGCCCTCACTTACTCCCGGCCATCTTGGTCGCAGCGTCGGCGGCAGCCTCGAGCCAGCGCGCGGAGCACTCTGGGAATTGTGGTTCCTGCGCCAGAGTCTTCGCTCTCCGAGTCTGCGCGAGAGCCCTGGCACGGAACTACGGTCCCGGGCGGGGGCGAGGGCGCGAAGCACTCTGGGAGTTGTGGTCCCCGCGCGCCAGCCTCATCCCGCTGAGTCTGCGCGTGCGCACTGGCGCAAAATAGCTGTCAGGAGCTGTCGCGGAAACGCTGGCGGCGCTTCAGAATTAAACGCCGACCTGTCTCCTCACCTAGGAGTCCAGCCTGAGGTGTGCTCCATCCAAGCCACGGCCCATCCAAGGAATGCAACAGTCTTCATTTTAGAGTTTACTCAGAAAGGCCCGTTTCACAGACGGAGAAACGGAGGCCGGGAGAGGACAGATGACACTATCATTTGCGGTCGCAGCTCAACATCAGTTCGTCCTGGAACCTTTCACTCTCGTCCCAGAGGGTTAGGGGTCGTCTGTGGATCCTCTCAGCGCCACCTGTGACCTCTAGGGTAGCTCACTTTTTTTTGTAACCCAGCTGGTCCGCCTGTCTTTAATTCAGACTGGGAGCTGCGCTAGGGCATTAATAGGGTCTGACGCCTCTCTGTGCCCCCAAAGTAGCGCCGCACAGGGTCTGGTACATAATACGTGCTagtttctagtctttttttttttttttttaaagcttaattgGTGAACACAACTGGTTATGACTGCCCCTTCTCCCAGGTTTTTCCGCAGCACCATGGGGCTGTGACACAGTCTCCCAGAGgcccccacttccctcctcccttccttaaACAGAGCTCTGGCTTTGGCTCTCGGACATTGCATTTCCTGAGAAGGGAGAGGACACAGCTGAGCCCTGGCTCCTGCTTCTGCTCCAGCCAAGATCTGCCCGCCATGGCTCTGGTGCTGATCCTCCAGTTCCTGACCCTCTGTGAGCCACCACCCTCTTTCCCTGGGTCTCAGGCTGGTTGGGGTGcaaagagacaggctctggggaCCTGGACACCCTGAgtagggagggggaaaggaagacgGCTACTGACTCTCCCTGGGGCAGGTGCACCGTGGTCAGGCAGCACAAGCTGAAGGTTTGGAATTCTAGACCGGAATAAGGGGATAGGACCTAGATCCTTGGGTCCTATCAAGGAAGGACACGAGGGTCCTGAATTCCTGTTCCTGGACAAGGAGAGTGGGGGCAGcattttctgggtgttgaggCAGGAGGGTGCTAAGGACCTGAACTCCTGGGGATAGCAAGTAGAGTCCGAGATTTCAGAGCAGGAAGAGATGGAGCCAGAACACCTGGGTCTCTGGGAAAGGAGGGAGCTGGTGACCCAGACTCCTGATGCCCAGGGAGAAGACACTGTGGGCTCCAATTATTGCCTCCTGGAAAAGGGGGATTCCAGAGGTCTGAACACTGGGTGTAGAGGCAAGTGGGGGCTGGGGCCAGACTTCAGGCTTCTGAAGTAGGTGGGGATTATGAGCCTTGAGTTAGAGCTACTGAGAGAGGACATATGGGTTAGATTCCTGTTTCCCAGAGGAAGGATTTAGATTCCTGAGTTTGCAGTGAGGTAGGACTGGGAGAAGCCTAGCTCTCTGAAAAGACTCAGCCCCTCCACCTTCTACAGGGCCTCTGTGTCATGGAGACGTCACTCCAGCTGGTGAGTAATATCGTCCATCCACTCACCTGCAAGCTGCTAGAAACCCATTTCCAGTTACTCACATTTTATTTTGGTGCTCAGCGTCCCCTCAGGTTTCCatatttccctccctctcctctcttctttcatcttttccttccctcccctccttcctttctttccttcttatctcCCTTTAGTGACCAGCATAGGTGGGTAGAGAAGACCATGAACTTTGGAGCTAAAGAGACCTAAGCTGGAACCCCACTTTCACCatgttattcatttaaaattttgaatgaacCACTGCTTGctactcagtttccttctctatgaaatgggctgttgtgaggatttaatAAAACCACCCACGTGTACGGGGCgccgggctggctcagtccgtgcagcatgtgactcttgatcttggggttgtgagtttgagccccatgttgggtgtagagattacttaaaaaataaaggtatttaatgaattttttaaaatcacatgtgTAAAACCCTTGACTCAAAGCTTGGCACAGTGTGGGGCTCAAGAAATAGGACCTCTGGCAATGCCAATTATTCCTCCATTTGGAAGCCCATTTCCACCAGAGTAGGATCATTCAACCGGAAAGAGCCTTGAGTTTCTTTCCAGGTCTTCTGACTGGtgagatctctgtctctcaaacctCCCCACTACACCACAACTTCAAATAAAAATCTCCTGGAAAACCACTGATACCTTAGctatcaatttattttatttttaaaaagattttatttatttgtttgacagacagagatcacaagtaggcagagaggcaagcaggggagtggggtgggggaagcagactccccactgagcaaagagcccgatgcaggacttgatcccaggacccaaggatcatgacctgagccaaaggcagaggctttaacccactgagccacccaggcaccccagctatcaatttattttaaattattatttttaaatgctaaagcTAACATATATTCATGGTTTAGAACATGATTCCCAAAGGACATATaacctccctcttccccttcctcatcTTCCTTAAATAAGCTCTGAATCCTTACAAGAAATTTCCATGCATTCAGAcgcatacatatatttatatcctCCCTTGTTTTCTTGCCAAGACAAATGATATTTCATGACACATTGTTCTGCACATTTTCCACTTTACAATCTCTCTTGGAGATGTGGCCATATCGTTATAATTAACTgcatggtttttttaaaaaagatttttatttatttatttgacagatagagatcacaagtaggcagagaggcaggcagagagagaggaggaagcaggctctctgctgagcagagagccccatgctgggctcaatcccaggaccctgggatcatgacctgagcagaaggcagaggctttaaaccactgagccacccaggtgcccctaactgcATGTTTTTAACAGCTACGGAACATTTGCCACTGTGTAGCTGGGGTCTAGTTGGCCCTCTTCATGCAtagttaggttgtttccaatgtCCTTCCCGAGCCCCACCCCAGTCAGCACCTCCGTGAGTACTCCAGTATGAGCTTTCTGTGCCGGTGTACGTACCGTTGTCTAGCATGAAATGGTGGAATCATGAGGGTATGCCCTTAGTGTATTTAGACAGAAAGGAATAAACCGCTTTCTCAAAAGGTACACTCAAGTGTACCTACATACCTGTTTCACTGTGTCTTCACCCAAATAGAATATAAACCATTATTTTAAGTTTTGACAACCCGATAGGTAAAAAAAccctgttgttttaattttttttaataattgctaGTAACATTAAGCAActtcccccccctccccgtgTGTTTTCATCTATTGGACTTCCTCTTCTGTGCCCTGCCTGATTCATGTGTTTTGTCCAATTTTCAACTCGGCTGGGTTTGCGATTTCTTTCTATACTCTTAATCTatgtgatgaatgaatgagtccttTCTGCCTGTGATGTTGCTTGCCGTCTAGCTCCATTTGTCTATTCTCCTACACAACTTTAAAATTTCGCAGTCATCAAATTAACCTTGTCTCTTCTGaatcttttgttttatattttaagatcGCTTTCTCCATCCCCAGGATGAAtgcactttctgtattttcttctaatacttttacagtaaaataaaacaatataggTCTTTAATTAACCTGGAATTGGTTTTGGGGAATTTGGTCTGAAATTGGTCTGCGGTAGGGCTataccttcttttttattttatttttttctcatatagatAGCAAGTTTTGGCAACTACTGAAATATGTTGACTATGTCACAAATAGTCTGAAGAGCATTTAAAATTACAGATTTCTGGGACCCGATCCCTTAACACTATGTTTCAAAACCATGGAGTAAAACTCGGCAGTTGCCCAGCTATGCTCATTTGCAGCGAGGGCTGCCAATCCCTGACTGGGGTCCACCATCTCCCTTATTTTAGAAGCAGGAAACTAAggatgagaaagaggaaggggctGCCCCAGGTGATTCTCTTCCCACCCCATCTTCTCAGGCTCCCAGGAAGCCCAGGGACCCAGCAGCCCTGTTAATTCAGTCCCCCCAGCCTTATCCCTCAAGCCATCGCTGGGGGCTCAGCCTGCGGCAATTGTAACCCCTGGGGTCAATGTGACCTTGAGGTGCCGGGCACCTCAACCTGCCTGGAGGTTTGCACTCTTCAAGTCTGGGGACATCACCCCTGTGCTGTACCGGGATGTGTCCATGGAGCTGGCAGAGtttttcctggaggaggtgaccccAGCCCAGGGGGGCAGTTACCACTGCTGCTACAGGAATCTAGGCTGGAATCTGGGTGTCTGGTCTCACCCCAGCGATACACTGGAACTGCTGGTCACAGGTGAGGTCCTGGCAAGGGTGGGGGCGGCGGGAAGAAGGGACTTTGGGGTGTGAtgagggatggagaaggagggaCGGAGAAATACAGGGAGAGATACAGTGAAAGAGACATACGGAGACAGACTTGTACAAGGACCCAGAGCAACAAGATCtataagggagagagagagaactggagaAAGGGGTGATCCTTAACCAGGGGCCTGTGCTCCCCAGGTGACCTTTCTGGCAATATCTGGGAACACTGTTTGGTTGTCACTACCACCAGAGATGCTGCAAAATATCcaacaatgcacaggacagtccccatccccaccccctacaacaaagaattatccagatTTGAGCGCTGAGGTTAGGAAGCCTTGGGAGAAACCCAGAACACCAGAAGAAGCAATTCCAGAGGCTGCCTCTGAGATCCAGGGTAGTGAAACACACAGGACTCGACACAGGAAGAGAATTTTGGTGAGGCTCAGgccaagagagaaaaggggacatccagggagagagagacagagctgcAGAGAAAGGTGCACTTGGGGACAAGACACACAGGGAACCACGGACAAGGATGCAAAGGGCACAGACACcgacagggaggcagagacacTGTGGGAGACAGTGgcagagataaagagagacaCGATGTGGGGGAGGTAGTGCAGAGTGAGGTACAGGTTAGGGGGCCGGTGACGGGactggggagagagggcaggagagagggcatgaggagggaggtggaggacAGGGCGCGGGAGGAGGGGCGGGAGCGAAGAGGGGCGAAGGTCCCGCGGCGTAGGGCCACGCCAGCGCTCGTCCCGGTCCGTGCCCCTCGCAGACCAGCTACCGCCCCCGTCGCTGGTGGCGCTGCCCGGGCCGGTGGTGGCGCCCGGAGCCAACGTGAGCCTGCGCTGCGCCGGCCGCCTGCGGGGCATGAGCTTCGCCCTGTACCGCGCGGACGAGGCGGCGCCGCTGCAGTACCGCGACTCTGCAGAGCCCTGGGCCGACTTCCCGCTGCCCGGCGCCCGCGCGCCCGGCACCTACAGCTGCTACTACCACACGCCGTCCTCCCCGTACGTGCTGTCGCTGCGCAGCGAGCCGCTAGTCATCCGCGCCGACCACGGTGAGAGCGGCGCACCACGTCCCGGCCCgacccctgctccccagcccggGGGTCCAAGCcccagcctctctccctgcttcccaaCCTGGGGGTTAGGACCctaccccctcctccccaaatccAGGAGTCCAGGACCCCTGACCCTATCCACTACAACTTTGAGACTGGGAGCTGTGTCCCCAGTCTCACCCTGGAGGCTGGAGACCGAGAGGGCGGGCCCCGACCGTGGGTTCCGGAGCCAAGGCCTCTCTCCCTTGCTGTCCTGCAGGCTCAGGCTCCTTGGACTACACGCAGGGCAACCTCCTCCGTCTGGGGCTGGCCGGCCTGGTGCTCATCTCTCTGGGCACACTGATTATTCTTGACTGGCGCAGCCAGAACCATGCCCCAGGTGTCAGGCCCTGAGCCCCAGAGGACTAGATACAGATGGCTGCAGTGTGAGAAGACCTCCCAGAGACCAGGATTCCTGGGGTTGGACTGGCCCTCCCAAGAGCTCCACAGTCCCCCTGTGCCCAGCTTCTGGGTCATAATAAGCTTCCTACAGTGTGTTCTAGCTCCCTTCTGGGTCATTCCTCTAGTAGGTCAGTGGAAGGCTCTATCCGGCTTCCTGGATACAAGGGTTCGATTCCCAGTGCCAGCCACTGCTCACTCACTGGATTATTAAGAAAGAGACCTTTCCCAAGTCTCATTTGCACTGATTGTAAAATGGGCTCGCTGATAATACCCACTTCTTAATCTTGTTGTAGGATAAAGTGGGCAATACATGCAAAGCCCTTGAAAGTGACTGGcctatagtaaatgctcaataaatattagctatccTGTATCTGCGGTTTCATCTGGGCTGGAATGAAGTtagctttttttctccccctccactGCACATGAAAAACTGATCCTTTAAGTAATTCACTGCCACTTCCTTCATGACATCATCACAAACCTCTTCCAAACCCCTTCTCAGACCTTCCCCAAAGGTAGACCGAGATCAGATCAAGGAAAATTTCTTCCCTATTTAAAGCTTCATTTGCATGCAGTGCAGGCTGTTTTCTGAAGTGATTAAGTGGAGTCCATTGTCAAGGCAACAGCAAGGGCAGTGTGTGCCCTAGAGCTCAGACCTGGACACTTACACCTGATGCCTAGCCTGCTTCCCACGGCTCTTGGTGGCCTCCACAGTTGTAAAGATAATGCAAACCCTTCCCCCCTGCAGCCTGTTTgctctcccctcctgcctctctctctggaaGGCCTGACTACATTCAGTCTCTCCAGAGTTTATTAATTTAACTTCTGTTTTAATCTTGGTAACTCAGATGCCTTTATCATCCTCATACACACATTTTCTGTCACTAAGCACCTCTTACTGTTCCTTTCTTGCTTTATACCTAATTTTGATGGAGCACACATCCTCTTCTTCTGTTACTAAATTTTCCACcgtcctctcctcctctccccactttaTGAAGGAGAGGATGCCTTCCATTTTTTGGAAAGTCCCTCCAGGGGGATGGAATAGCCTTGAGCAATCTACAGACCCTCCTGAGTTTTTATCCCTGAAAGAGGAGGGGGAGTATCTACAATGTTGGTTGGAGATAACCAAACAAGATAACTTCTCCCCAACatgtcagagagagatcagaagagCTCAGGTCAGCAGTTTTAACCTATCCTACCTACCGCCCTTTTGGGGAGACATGAGCAGGAAGCAATGCTTACATCACAGCCCGGTACACAGATCCATTTACATCTATGAACTAGAGTTCGAGTTCTATGAAGCcatattcaaatattattttattataatccactttattaaaaattctgaTCACGATTCCCTTCACTGATGGAGCAGCTCCCTAACACCCATGACGAGACACGATTTGAGGAAATTGAGCAATATTTGTTGGTGTTCTTTGGTTACAGAAACTGATCTCTGGACTTGTGTAAAGACTGGGAAATTCAAAATACAGCTAAAGAGCATAAAACGGTGCTGTTTCAACACCCAGTTCTCCTGGTGGCTGAGATTTGGGTACTGCAATGAAGCAGAACTGAAATTTGAAGTCAGATTAGCTGCCTGGGTCCACTGACTTGCTGAAGGGATGGGAGGAGAGACTGGAAGCAGGTTCTCTGGGTCCGTACTGagtcccaatgcgggactcctgCGAAGCATATCCTGGGTTATCTCCCCGTGGACTGGATGTGCATGTGGGAAATCAAGGGGGAAGCAGGGACCCAGTGTCACAGGAGGGACCCAGACCTGGATGGGGCTGCAAAGGCATCAAATCCAGGTTCCTCGTTCTACAGATGGGCAGTGGCGGCATGGAAGGGTGGCATGAAGCCCCCGACAGTCACATGACAGTCACACGGGAAGTCAGTAGCCCATGAGGGAGGCTCCCCATAAGCTCCTACTTCAGCTCCCAGCATCCGTTCATTCTCCGGTTCCTTCGCTATCCAACCACTCCCCCCACTCACTGTCATTCACTATTCTCATCCTTGTGTGGTTCTGTCCCCAACCATTCATCCCCTTTCCTCTtgctctttttaagattttattcatttatttgacagagaaagagacacagccaAGAGaggggaacaccagcagggggagtgggaagggcagaagcaggctcccaacagagcaggcagcctgatggaTGGACGCATGGGccggggtcga
The genomic region above belongs to Neovison vison isolate M4711 chromosome 7, ASM_NN_V1, whole genome shotgun sequence and contains:
- the NDUFA3 gene encoding NADH dehydrogenase [ubiquinone] 1 alpha subcomplex subunit 3 gives rise to the protein MAGRLATFLKDAWAKEPVLVASFTIGGLAIILPAFSPFTKYAAMINQVTPYNYPVPVRDDGNMPDVPSHPQDPQGPSLEWLKNL
- the OSCAR gene encoding osteoclast-associated immunoglobulin-like receptor isoform X2, whose product is MALVLILQFLTLWPLCHGDVTPAVPPALSLKPSLGAQPAAIVTPGVNVTLRCRAPQPAWRFALFKSGDITPVLYRDVSMELAEFFLEEVTPAQGGSYHCCYRNLGWNLGVWSHPSDTLELLVTDQLPPPSLVALPGPVVAPGANVSLRCAGRLRGMSFALYRADEAAPLQYRDSAEPWADFPLPGARAPGTYSCYYHTPSSPYVLSLRSEPLVIRADHGSLDYTQGNLLRLGLAGLVLISLGTLIILDWRSQNHAPGVRP
- the OSCAR gene encoding osteoclast-associated immunoglobulin-like receptor isoform X3, with protein sequence MALVLILQFLTLFPPALSLKPSLGAQPAAIVTPGVNVTLRCRAPQPAWRFALFKSGDITPVLYRDVSMELAEFFLEEVTPAQGGSYHCCYRNLGWNLGVWSHPSDTLELLVTDQLPPPSLVALPGPVVAPGANVSLRCAGRLRGMSFALYRADEAAPLQYRDSAEPWADFPLPGARAPGTYSCYYHTPSSPYVLSLRSEPLVIRADHGSLDYTQGNLLRLGLAGLVLISLGTLIILDWRSQNHAPGVRP
- the OSCAR gene encoding osteoclast-associated immunoglobulin-like receptor isoform X1, yielding MALVLILQFLTLWPLCHGDVTPAGSQEAQGPSSPVNSVPPALSLKPSLGAQPAAIVTPGVNVTLRCRAPQPAWRFALFKSGDITPVLYRDVSMELAEFFLEEVTPAQGGSYHCCYRNLGWNLGVWSHPSDTLELLVTDQLPPPSLVALPGPVVAPGANVSLRCAGRLRGMSFALYRADEAAPLQYRDSAEPWADFPLPGARAPGTYSCYYHTPSSPYVLSLRSEPLVIRADHGSLDYTQGNLLRLGLAGLVLISLGTLIILDWRSQNHAPGVRP